A single genomic interval of Porphyromonas sp. oral taxon 275 harbors:
- the rpmF gene encoding 50S ribosomal protein L32 has protein sequence MAHPKRRQSKTRTAKRRTHDKAAMPTLAKCANCGEWHVYHTVCGACGYYRGKLAIEQD, from the coding sequence ATGGCACATCCTAAGAGAAGACAGTCCAAGACCCGTACCGCCAAGCGTCGTACGCATGACAAGGCAGCAATGCCTACGCTAGCTAAGTGCGCTAACTGCGGTGAGTGGCACGTGTACCACACCGTATGCGGCGCCTGCGGCTACTACCGTGGCAAGCTCGCCATCGAGCAGGACTAG
- a CDS encoding DUF177 domain-containing protein: MHTDLYKVNLRSLSEGDHELHWVLGDDYFHHLGAEDFTSGEVYVDVYIHHIGGVFSLELEYDGYVGTTCDRCLDPLELDVYTERELVVKFGDEHREESEKLLIIPEQDGVLDLTWTMYEDIVLSLPMQRMHEEGECNEDMMRAYSKVAADEPQPQQQEIVRDEDGIDERWAALKQLKQE, translated from the coding sequence ATGCATACCGATTTATATAAAGTGAACCTCAGGAGCCTCTCCGAGGGGGATCACGAGCTACACTGGGTGCTGGGGGATGACTATTTCCACCACCTGGGAGCCGAGGACTTTACCTCGGGAGAGGTGTATGTCGATGTGTACATTCATCACATCGGAGGGGTCTTCAGCCTGGAGCTAGAGTATGACGGCTACGTGGGGACGACCTGCGACCGCTGCCTCGATCCGCTGGAGCTGGACGTGTACACCGAGCGCGAGCTGGTGGTGAAGTTCGGCGACGAGCATCGCGAGGAGAGTGAGAAGCTCCTGATTATCCCCGAGCAAGACGGCGTCCTCGACCTGACGTGGACAATGTACGAGGATATCGTGCTGAGCCTGCCGATGCAGCGTATGCATGAGGAGGGTGAGTGTAATGAGGACATGATGCGCGCCTACAGCAAGGTGGCGGCAGACGAGCCTCAGCCCCAGCAGCAGGAGATCGTCCGCGATGAGGACGGTATCGATGAGCGCTGGGCGGCACTGAAGCAACTGAAGCAAGAGTAG
- a CDS encoding diaminopimelate dehydrogenase produces the protein MSETKKIRAAVVGYGNIGRYTIEALSAAPDFEIAGVVRRDPTQIPHELEPYRVVGSIQELGQVDVAILSTPTRLVEQTALELLPLGINTVDSFDIHGDILALRRSLGAAARAAGAVSVIAAGWDPGSDSVVRTLMEAIVPKGITYTNFGPGMSMGHTVAVKAIAGVHKALSMTIPTGTGIHRRMVYIELEPGYKADEVIAAIKRDEYFAHDETHVSVVDDVDQLIDMGHGVHMTRKGVSGTTQNQLLEFNMKINNPALTAQILVAAARAASRQQPGCYTMQELPVIDLLPGEREQWIAKLC, from the coding sequence ATGTCAGAGACTAAGAAGATCAGAGCAGCCGTCGTCGGCTACGGCAATATCGGCCGCTACACCATCGAAGCCCTCAGCGCTGCTCCCGACTTCGAGATCGCAGGCGTCGTCCGCCGCGACCCCACACAGATCCCCCACGAGCTAGAGCCCTACCGCGTCGTCGGCTCCATCCAGGAGCTGGGACAGGTCGATGTGGCCATCCTCTCGACGCCGACGCGTCTGGTGGAGCAGACCGCCCTGGAGCTGCTTCCCCTAGGGATCAATACCGTCGATAGCTTCGACATCCACGGCGACATCCTCGCTCTACGCCGCTCACTGGGCGCTGCAGCTCGCGCCGCAGGCGCCGTCAGCGTCATCGCTGCAGGCTGGGACCCCGGTAGCGACTCCGTCGTGCGCACGCTGATGGAGGCCATCGTGCCCAAGGGAATTACCTATACCAACTTCGGCCCTGGGATGAGCATGGGGCACACCGTAGCCGTCAAGGCCATCGCAGGCGTACACAAGGCGCTCTCGATGACCATTCCCACGGGCACGGGCATCCACCGCCGCATGGTCTACATCGAGCTCGAGCCCGGCTACAAGGCTGACGAAGTCATCGCCGCCATCAAGCGAGACGAGTACTTCGCCCACGATGAGACGCACGTCAGCGTCGTCGACGACGTCGATCAGCTCATCGACATGGGGCACGGCGTGCACATGACGCGCAAGGGCGTCTCGGGCACGACGCAGAACCAGCTGCTGGAGTTCAACATGAAGATCAATAACCCCGCCCTCACGGCGCAGATCCTCGTGGCTGCAGCCCGCGCCGCCTCCCGCCAGCAGCCCGGCTGCTACACCATGCAGGAGCTCCCCGTCATCGACCTGCTGCCCGGCGAGCGCGAGCAGTGGATCGCCAAGCTCTGCTAG
- the lgt gene encoding prolipoprotein diacylglyceryl transferase, which translates to MLGAITWDVDPVIFEILGRDIRWYGLLFALGLLILGPMIEERMWRRERLDPEWMNSLYIYVVVGTVVGARLGHVLFYDPGYYLAHPAKIFAIWEGGLASHGGTLGIILAVWLYSRRVTKRSILWTLDRLAVPTGLAAALIRLGNLMNSEIFGRPTDLPWGFRFLRAIEYRGLDPEAIPACHPTQLYEALAYLVTFGVCMYLYWQRDAARRYSGLIVGWFFVLVFGFRFLVEGIKNVQERWEYDLIAQWGINMGQLLSIPFILAGLALIVYAYRHPIADQAK; encoded by the coding sequence ATGCTAGGAGCCATTACATGGGACGTCGATCCCGTGATCTTCGAGATCCTCGGCCGCGACATACGCTGGTACGGCCTACTCTTCGCCCTCGGGCTGCTCATCCTCGGGCCTATGATCGAGGAGCGCATGTGGCGCCGCGAGCGCCTCGATCCCGAGTGGATGAACTCCCTATATATATATGTAGTGGTGGGCACCGTCGTCGGGGCGCGCCTAGGGCACGTCCTCTTCTACGACCCAGGCTACTACCTGGCGCACCCCGCGAAGATCTTCGCCATCTGGGAGGGTGGGCTCGCTAGCCACGGCGGCACACTGGGCATCATCCTCGCGGTATGGCTCTACTCGCGGCGCGTGACGAAGCGATCCATCCTCTGGACGCTCGACCGTCTGGCCGTGCCTACGGGGCTGGCGGCAGCACTCATTCGCCTAGGCAATCTGATGAATAGCGAGATCTTCGGCCGCCCGACAGACCTCCCTTGGGGCTTCCGCTTCCTGCGCGCCATCGAGTACCGAGGACTAGACCCCGAGGCTATCCCCGCCTGCCACCCGACGCAGCTCTACGAGGCGCTGGCCTACCTGGTGACCTTCGGCGTCTGTATGTATCTCTACTGGCAGCGCGATGCCGCACGGCGCTACTCGGGGCTCATCGTGGGCTGGTTCTTCGTGCTCGTCTTCGGCTTCCGCTTCCTCGTCGAGGGGATCAAGAACGTGCAGGAGCGCTGGGAGTACGACCTCATCGCCCAGTGGGGCATCAATATGGGGCAGCTGCTCAGCATCCCCTTCATCCTGGCAGGGCTGGCTCTCATCGTCTACGCCTACCGCCACCCAATCGCAGACCAAGCAAAATAG
- a CDS encoding FprA family A-type flavoprotein yields the protein MYQVPQITDSIYYVGVNDRMKALFENMWSLPQGVAYNAYLIVDEQTTLIDTVDVCYSDIFFHKLDLILQGRPLDYLIINHMEPDHGGSIGLLRKRYPELKIVGNKKTFEMLRGFHGITEGLHEVKNGDALSIGGHEFSFLMAPMVHWPEVMFTYEQRKRVLFTADAFGSFGALDGILRDSELGDRSAYLREMERYYACVIGKYGPFVQKALANMDKQGLAIDHLCPAHGVVWTPEGFGEARRLYDRLSRFEAEDGVVILYGSMYGNTEQLADVIAQSLSAAGIKRIVCHNVSKSDPSAILADIFRYRGLIIGSPTYCGELFTPIANLMNLIRIRDVKDRLYTAFGSYTWAPAAVKKLIPFAEEMKWEFVGEAVELKMSELSSVLDLSWALGQAMAARLLAPKG from the coding sequence ATGTACCAAGTACCACAGATCACCGACTCGATCTACTACGTAGGGGTCAACGACAGGATGAAGGCGCTCTTCGAGAACATGTGGAGCCTCCCGCAGGGCGTCGCCTACAATGCCTACCTGATCGTCGACGAGCAGACCACGCTCATCGACACGGTGGACGTCTGCTACAGCGACATCTTCTTCCACAAGCTCGACCTTATCCTCCAGGGCCGTCCCCTCGACTACCTCATCATCAACCACATGGAGCCTGACCACGGCGGCTCCATCGGGCTGCTGCGCAAGCGCTACCCCGAGCTCAAGATCGTAGGCAATAAGAAGACCTTCGAGATGCTGCGCGGCTTCCACGGGATCACCGAGGGGCTGCACGAGGTCAAGAATGGGGACGCGCTGAGCATAGGCGGGCACGAGTTCTCCTTCCTCATGGCGCCCATGGTGCACTGGCCCGAGGTGATGTTCACCTACGAGCAGCGCAAGCGGGTGCTCTTCACGGCCGACGCCTTCGGCTCCTTCGGGGCGCTGGACGGCATCTTGCGCGACAGCGAGCTCGGCGACCGCTCGGCCTACCTCCGCGAGATGGAGCGCTACTACGCCTGCGTCATCGGCAAGTACGGCCCCTTCGTACAGAAGGCGCTGGCCAATATGGACAAGCAGGGCCTCGCCATCGACCACCTCTGCCCCGCACACGGCGTCGTCTGGACGCCCGAGGGCTTCGGGGAGGCGCGCCGCCTCTACGACCGTCTGTCACGCTTCGAGGCCGAGGACGGCGTGGTCATCCTCTACGGATCGATGTATGGCAATACGGAGCAGCTGGCGGACGTCATCGCCCAGAGCCTCTCGGCAGCGGGCATCAAGCGCATCGTCTGCCACAACGTGAGCAAGTCCGACCCCTCTGCTATCCTCGCCGATATCTTCCGCTACCGCGGCCTCATCATCGGCAGCCCGACCTACTGCGGGGAGCTCTTCACGCCGATCGCCAATCTAATGAACCTCATCCGCATCCGTGACGTCAAGGACAGACTCTACACGGCCTTCGGCTCCTACACCTGGGCGCCCGCCGCGGTCAAGAAGCTGATCCCCTTCGCCGAGGAGATGAAGTGGGAGTTCGTCGGTGAGGCCGTCGAGCTCAAGATGTCCGAGCTCAGCTCCGTGCTCGACCTCAGCTGGGCCCTCGGGCAGGCTATGGCCGCGCGCCTCCTTGCCCCCAAGGGCTAG
- the nagB gene encoding glucosamine-6-phosphate deaminase, whose translation MRLIIQPDYAGISQWAADYVVAKINAAQPSAAKPFVLGLPTGSSPLGMYRALVAAHQAGRVSFQHVVTFNMDEYVGIPENHPQSYHSFMWDNFFRHIDIKKENVHILNGNAADLEAECAAYEAAIEAAGGIDLFLGGIGPDGHIAFNEPGSSLSSRTRMKTLTTDTIIANSRFFEGDVNKVPKTALTVGVGTVMSAREVLILVNGHGKARALQQAVEGSVNQMWTITALQLHPKGIIVCDEAACIELKVGTYNYFKDIERL comes from the coding sequence ATGCGTCTTATCATCCAGCCTGACTACGCAGGCATCTCTCAGTGGGCGGCAGACTATGTCGTCGCCAAGATCAATGCTGCTCAGCCCAGCGCGGCTAAGCCCTTCGTCCTCGGCCTCCCCACAGGCTCCTCGCCCCTGGGCATGTACCGGGCGCTGGTAGCTGCTCATCAGGCCGGACGCGTGTCCTTCCAGCACGTCGTCACCTTCAACATGGACGAGTACGTCGGTATCCCTGAGAACCATCCTCAGAGCTACCACAGCTTCATGTGGGACAACTTCTTCCGCCACATCGACATCAAGAAGGAGAACGTCCACATCCTCAATGGCAACGCAGCTGACCTCGAGGCCGAGTGCGCCGCCTACGAGGCAGCCATCGAGGCAGCAGGCGGCATCGACCTCTTCCTCGGCGGTATCGGGCCCGACGGACACATCGCCTTCAACGAGCCCGGATCCTCGCTCAGCTCGCGTACCCGCATGAAGACACTGACGACGGACACGATCATCGCCAACAGCCGCTTCTTCGAGGGCGACGTCAACAAGGTACCCAAGACAGCCCTCACCGTCGGTGTCGGCACCGTCATGTCCGCCCGTGAGGTGCTCATCCTCGTCAATGGCCACGGCAAGGCACGCGCCCTGCAGCAGGCTGTCGAGGGCTCAGTGAACCAGATGTGGACTATCACCGCGCTGCAGCTCCACCCCAAGGGCATCATCGTCTGCGACGAGGCAGCCTGCATCGAGCTGAAGGTCGGTACCTACAACTACTTCAAGGACATCGAGCGCCTCTAG
- a CDS encoding TonB-dependent receptor, with protein sequence MTKTVYHLLSLCLLWLLALAPLSAQTTATTHSVQGQVLDEEQKPLTGASVSLLLPDGKLKTGVTTSRDGSFHLRSVASGSYTLRITFVGYKAYSKTLKVAGKNLQLGKIKLAEDGALLSEVKVIGKAAEVVVKGDTLEFNAGSYTTQQGDAVEELVKKLPGATINEQGQVTINGKTVSQIMVDGKRFFEGDPKVALKNLPAELVDKIQVVDRDSEAARLSGFSDGNEETILNLTIKAGKKRGTFGTAFAGLGTDKRYEGSAMLSRFTGDNQMTLLGSLNNTNSAGFSDVSSELASANMMLSMATSARGSRRGPGGGGNFGQNNGILTSRVLGGNISHTFSPKLTFGGNALIGRNSRDKQLESTVQNILGTGSTTERGGTKELSTNDSYAGNFRIEWKPDSLTQFIISPQLRYGRGESTYSSAYETRNDDATQQSISSTTQSQQSEQRQTSGELHLDASRRLSQSGRTLTLSAEGSFDQTLGEGMYRSLLHSLARIESLDQRIATTKRSQSYRARLGWVEPLGKGFFTQLTYQLRGSHSESQREAFDTDATGQYTQRNAAYSNEFRSDYFTQQAGLALKKKGKTYDVTAGLTVEHARSSSYSLVAGTAAPTISRAVTNFAPQLRLSYKPQRTTELRLDYNGRSTQPTTEQLSPVQDVTNPLVVYRGNQDLSPSFQHNLFMRYNNFWTSTQTSLALFGHAQLVQDAIISRSVYDLNTGVRTVDYTNVNGNGMLGLGGFFTQTLPGKKFSLRLGSMNNLIRSKTFINGEANTSLALRLNENMTLSYRHSWVDLSLRGGWGYYNASNSLGSVSTPATKDYSLGWTSTFTLPLGFTIEGDATYTKTTGYSSGYDQEQTLLNAGISYSFLAGRKATIRLKGYDLLDSRRSIWRNITASSISTEETNTLGRYAMLHFIYRFDSFAGGGSKSDMKTNRQGPPGPPPF encoded by the coding sequence ATGACAAAGACAGTGTATCATCTCCTCAGCCTATGCCTCCTCTGGCTCCTCGCCCTCGCGCCCCTCTCGGCGCAGACCACGGCGACGACGCACAGCGTGCAGGGGCAGGTGCTCGATGAGGAGCAGAAGCCCCTGACAGGGGCCAGCGTCAGCCTCCTGCTGCCCGACGGCAAGCTCAAGACGGGCGTGACGACCAGCCGCGACGGCTCCTTCCACCTGCGCTCCGTCGCCAGTGGCAGCTATACCCTCCGCATCACCTTCGTCGGCTACAAGGCCTATAGCAAGACCCTAAAGGTCGCGGGCAAGAACCTCCAGCTCGGTAAGATCAAGCTCGCCGAGGACGGCGCCCTCCTCTCCGAGGTCAAGGTCATCGGCAAGGCCGCCGAGGTCGTCGTCAAGGGCGACACCCTCGAGTTCAACGCCGGCAGCTACACCACGCAGCAGGGCGACGCCGTCGAGGAGCTGGTCAAGAAGCTCCCCGGCGCCACGATCAACGAGCAGGGACAGGTCACCATCAACGGTAAGACCGTCTCGCAGATCATGGTCGACGGCAAGCGCTTCTTCGAGGGCGACCCCAAGGTGGCGCTCAAGAACCTCCCTGCTGAGCTCGTCGACAAGATCCAGGTCGTAGACCGAGACAGCGAGGCCGCACGCCTCTCAGGATTCTCGGACGGCAACGAAGAGACCATCCTCAACCTCACCATCAAGGCGGGGAAGAAGCGCGGCACCTTCGGCACTGCCTTCGCTGGCCTCGGTACGGACAAGCGCTACGAGGGCAGCGCCATGCTCAGCCGCTTCACGGGAGACAACCAGATGACCCTCCTCGGCAGCCTCAACAACACCAATAGCGCAGGCTTCAGCGACGTCTCCTCCGAGCTCGCCTCCGCCAACATGATGCTCAGCATGGCGACCTCCGCACGCGGTAGCCGCCGTGGACCAGGCGGTGGGGGGAACTTCGGCCAGAACAACGGCATCCTCACCTCACGCGTCCTCGGGGGCAATATCAGCCATACCTTCAGCCCGAAGCTGACCTTCGGCGGGAATGCCCTCATCGGGCGCAACTCCCGCGACAAGCAGCTCGAGAGCACCGTGCAGAACATCCTCGGCACGGGCTCCACGACCGAGCGAGGCGGTACCAAGGAGCTCTCGACGAATGACTCCTACGCGGGGAACTTCCGCATCGAGTGGAAGCCCGACAGCCTCACCCAGTTCATCATCTCCCCCCAGCTACGCTACGGCCGCGGCGAGAGCACCTACAGCTCGGCCTACGAGACGCGCAATGACGACGCCACCCAGCAGTCCATCTCTAGCACCACGCAGAGCCAGCAGAGCGAGCAGCGCCAGACCAGCGGCGAGCTCCACCTCGACGCCAGCCGCCGCCTCTCCCAGAGCGGACGCACGCTGACGCTCTCGGCCGAGGGCTCCTTCGACCAGACGCTCGGCGAGGGTATGTACCGCTCTCTGCTGCACAGCCTAGCGCGGATCGAGTCCCTCGACCAGCGTATCGCCACCACCAAGCGCAGCCAGAGCTACCGCGCACGTCTGGGTTGGGTCGAGCCCCTCGGTAAGGGCTTCTTCACCCAGCTGACCTACCAGCTACGCGGTAGCCATTCCGAGAGCCAGCGTGAGGCCTTCGACACCGACGCCACGGGGCAGTACACGCAGCGCAATGCTGCCTACAGCAATGAGTTCCGCTCCGACTACTTCACCCAGCAGGCTGGCCTCGCCCTCAAGAAGAAGGGCAAGACCTACGACGTGACGGCTGGGCTCACCGTCGAGCACGCTCGTAGCAGCAGCTACTCACTGGTAGCTGGCACGGCCGCCCCGACCATCAGCCGCGCAGTGACCAACTTCGCCCCGCAGCTCCGCCTGAGCTACAAGCCGCAGCGCACTACCGAGCTGCGCCTCGACTACAACGGCCGCAGCACGCAGCCCACGACCGAGCAGCTCTCGCCCGTGCAGGACGTCACCAATCCGCTGGTCGTCTATCGCGGGAATCAGGACCTGAGCCCGAGCTTCCAGCATAACCTCTTCATGCGCTACAACAACTTCTGGACGAGCACGCAGACCTCGCTGGCGCTCTTCGGCCACGCGCAGCTGGTACAGGACGCCATCATCTCGCGCTCCGTCTACGACCTCAACACGGGGGTGCGCACCGTAGACTACACCAATGTCAATGGCAATGGGATGCTGGGCCTCGGGGGCTTCTTCACCCAGACGCTCCCAGGGAAGAAGTTCTCCCTGCGCCTGGGCTCGATGAACAACCTCATCCGTAGCAAGACCTTCATCAACGGTGAGGCCAATACCAGCCTCGCGCTGCGCCTCAATGAGAATATGACCCTCAGCTACCGCCATAGCTGGGTCGACCTCAGCCTACGCGGGGGCTGGGGCTACTACAATGCCTCCAATAGCCTCGGCAGCGTCTCTACACCTGCGACCAAGGACTACAGCCTCGGCTGGACCAGCACCTTCACCCTGCCGCTGGGCTTCACCATCGAGGGCGACGCGACCTACACCAAGACCACGGGCTACAGCAGTGGCTATGATCAGGAGCAGACGCTGCTGAATGCGGGGATCTCCTACAGCTTCCTCGCTGGGCGCAAGGCGACCATCCGCCTCAAGGGCTATGACCTCTTGGACAGCCGTCGAAGCATCTGGCGCAACATCACCGCCTCCAGCATCTCCACCGAGGAGACCAATACCCTCGGGCGCTACGCCATGCTGCACTTCATCTACCGCTTCGATAGCTTCGCGGGCGGCGGCAGCAAGAGCGACATGAAGACCAACCGTCAGGGCCCTCCAGGCCCACCTCCCTTCTAG
- the murG gene encoding undecaprenyldiphospho-muramoylpentapeptide beta-N-acetylglucosaminyltransferase: MIQRAIISGGGTGGHIFPAISIAEALQRRYPQIDILFIGAEGRMEMQRVPQAGFRIKGLHIRGLDRKRIWRNVGVLKDFLRALVTARDLIREFEPQVVIGVGGYASAPTLKAAQSLGIPTLIQEQNSYAGVTNKFLARRATKICVAYPEMERFFPKDKIVLTGNPIRPAIEQLSATRAEALEYFRLPADTEQVVLVVGGSLGARSINEAIGARLQEWEQSGAALIWQTGTGFADKAQQLLAGYRFPVYCAPFIQRMDLAYTLADVVVSRAGASAISELCHLGKPTILVPSPNVAEDHQTKNALALSTRGAAILVTDAEAHDVLTPKALALLADAPQRQSLSTEIKKLALTEAADRIVDELAKLVP; this comes from the coding sequence ATGATACAGCGAGCCATCATTAGTGGCGGCGGTACGGGCGGGCACATCTTCCCTGCCATCTCAATCGCCGAGGCGCTGCAGCGCCGCTATCCCCAGATCGACATCCTCTTCATCGGCGCCGAAGGCCGTATGGAGATGCAGCGCGTGCCTCAGGCAGGCTTCCGCATCAAGGGGCTACACATACGTGGGCTGGATCGCAAGCGCATCTGGCGAAACGTAGGGGTGTTGAAGGACTTCCTCCGCGCGCTGGTCACAGCCCGCGACCTCATACGCGAGTTCGAGCCCCAGGTCGTCATCGGCGTGGGGGGCTATGCCAGTGCCCCGACGCTCAAGGCAGCTCAGAGCCTCGGCATCCCCACGCTCATCCAGGAGCAGAACTCCTATGCGGGCGTGACGAATAAGTTCCTCGCGCGGCGGGCGACGAAGATCTGCGTCGCCTATCCCGAGATGGAGCGCTTCTTCCCCAAGGATAAGATCGTCCTGACGGGCAACCCGATTCGCCCCGCCATCGAGCAGCTCAGCGCGACGCGTGCAGAGGCGCTGGAGTACTTCCGCCTGCCTGCCGACACCGAGCAGGTGGTGCTCGTCGTAGGCGGCAGCCTCGGTGCGCGCAGCATCAACGAGGCCATCGGTGCGCGACTGCAGGAATGGGAGCAGTCGGGTGCAGCCCTCATCTGGCAGACGGGGACAGGCTTTGCCGACAAGGCACAGCAGCTGCTCGCAGGCTACCGCTTCCCCGTCTACTGCGCGCCCTTCATCCAGCGCATGGATCTGGCCTATACGCTGGCGGACGTCGTCGTATCGCGTGCAGGGGCGAGCGCTATCTCCGAGCTCTGCCACCTCGGCAAGCCCACGATCCTCGTCCCCTCACCCAATGTAGCGGAGGACCATCAGACGAAGAACGCGCTGGCGCTCTCCACGCGTGGTGCGGCCATCCTCGTCACCGACGCCGAGGCGCACGATGTATTGACGCCCAAGGCCCTTGCGCTGCTGGCCGACGCGCCCCAGCGTCAGAGCCTCTCCACCGAGATCAAGAAGCTCGCTCTCACGGAGGCGGCCGATCGTATCGTGGATGAGCTGGCGAAGCTCGTCCCCTAG
- a CDS encoding FtsW/RodA/SpoVE family cell cycle protein yields MDSLHEVVDRRSLVQRLLDGNGALWALYIAFMILSTLIVSSAISSEVYKAGSGMPIFKHILFLFGGFVLCAIVSQFSSRFMRNWAPRLMMLAMPLLIAWLLVAGSGKNGAERWIYIAGISVQPSELMRIALVLWGAVAAGNSWKRNPKRWKQFTAYYVLSGILIAILASSNLSTGIIFVLFIGIYSIVLRAPWRSFRWFVRVTVGLALLGGIALMTLPPSWLPGRASTWRARIERKVDEHSVAKGEVREINMGGQEDMGRMAIASSKNLLPVGPGQSKFRSALALAYSDYIYAIAIEEYGWLGLLVLPGLYVLWMWLILREARRQSSAYRANVLRGFAIIYPLQALVNLAVGAGLFNTGQTLPMFSFGGSSIFATSIAFGIMIGMSRSERAYKLWAEEQRQLEARRLAEAEAAEALERAEAPDEQALAYHPSLSSTEYDTASHH; encoded by the coding sequence ATGGATAGCCTGCACGAGGTAGTCGATAGGCGCAGCCTGGTGCAGCGCCTGCTGGATGGCAACGGGGCTCTGTGGGCGCTCTACATCGCCTTCATGATCCTCTCGACGCTCATCGTCTCGAGCGCCATCAGCAGCGAGGTGTACAAGGCAGGCAGTGGTATGCCTATCTTCAAGCATATCCTCTTCCTCTTCGGAGGCTTCGTCCTCTGCGCCATCGTCAGCCAGTTCTCCTCGCGCTTCATGAGGAACTGGGCGCCGCGTCTCATGATGCTCGCCATGCCGCTGCTCATCGCCTGGCTGCTCGTGGCGGGCTCGGGCAAGAACGGCGCCGAGCGCTGGATCTACATCGCTGGCATCTCGGTGCAGCCCTCCGAGCTCATGCGTATCGCTCTCGTCCTGTGGGGCGCCGTAGCGGCGGGCAATAGCTGGAAGCGCAACCCCAAGCGCTGGAAGCAGTTCACCGCCTACTACGTCCTCTCGGGCATCCTGATCGCTATCCTGGCGAGCAGCAACCTCTCTACGGGGATCATCTTCGTCCTCTTCATCGGCATCTACAGCATCGTGCTGCGTGCGCCTTGGCGCTCCTTCCGTTGGTTCGTCCGCGTCACCGTGGGGCTGGCGCTACTGGGTGGGATCGCCCTGATGACGCTGCCGCCCTCGTGGCTGCCCGGCCGTGCCTCGACCTGGCGCGCCCGTATCGAGCGTAAGGTGGACGAGCACAGCGTCGCCAAGGGCGAGGTGCGCGAGATCAATATGGGCGGTCAGGAGGACATGGGACGCATGGCTATCGCCTCGTCCAAGAACCTCTTGCCCGTCGGTCCAGGGCAAAGTAAGTTCCGCAGCGCCCTAGCCCTGGCCTACTCCGACTACATCTACGCCATCGCCATCGAGGAATACGGCTGGCTCGGCCTCCTCGTCCTGCCGGGGCTCTACGTCCTATGGATGTGGCTCATCCTACGCGAGGCGCGGCGTCAGTCCAGCGCCTATAGGGCGAACGTGCTGCGCGGCTTCGCCATCATCTACCCCCTGCAGGCGCTGGTCAATCTAGCCGTCGGCGCAGGGCTCTTCAATACGGGTCAGACGCTGCCGATGTTCAGCTTCGGGGGCTCCTCCATCTTCGCCACCAGCATCGCCTTCGGCATCATGATCGGGATGAGCCGCTCCGAGCGTGCCTACAAGCTCTGGGCCGAGGAGCAGCGCCAGCTCGAGGCACGACGTCTGGCGGAGGCGGAGGCCGCCGAAGCACTGGAGCGTGCCGAGGCTCCCGACGAGCAGGCCCTGGCCTATCACCCCTCTCTATCCAGCACTGAGTATGATACAGCGAGCCATCATTAG